One window of Myripristis murdjan chromosome 8, fMyrMur1.1, whole genome shotgun sequence genomic DNA carries:
- the rps2 gene encoding small ribosomal subunit protein uS5, with protein sequence MADDAGGRGGFRGGFGAGGRGRGRGRGRGRGRGRGARGGKSEDKEWVPVTKLGRLVKDMKIKSLEEIYLYSLPIKESEIIDFFLGSALKDEVLKIMPVQKQTRAGQRTRFKAFVAIGDYNGHVGLGVKCSKEVATAIRGAIILAKLSIVPVRRGYWGNKIGKPHTVPCKVTGRCGSVLVRLIPAPRGTGIVSAPVPKKLLMMAGIDDCYTSARGCTATLGNFAKATFDAISKTYSYLTPDLWKETVFTKSPYQEFTDHLAKTHTRVSVQRSQAAVQAAAS encoded by the exons ATGGCGGACGACGCCGGTGGTAGAGGAGGTTTTCGCGGAGGTTTTGGTGCCGGTGGCCGTGGTCGCGGTCGTGGCCGCGGCAGAGGCCGTGGCAGGGGCCGTGGTGCCCGGGGCGGCAAGTCCGAAGACAAGGAA TGGGTGCCAGTCACCAAGCTGGGCCGCCTTGTGAAGGACATGAAGATCAAGTCCCTGGAGGAGATCTACCTGTACTCCCTGCCCATCAAG GAGTCTGAGATCATTGACTTCTTCCTGGGCTCTGCTCTGAAAGATGAGGTGCTGAAGATCATGCCCGTCCAGAAGCAGACCAGGGCTGGTCAGCGTACCAGGTTCAAG GCCTTTGTTGCCATTGGTGACTACAACGGCCATGTGGGCCTGGGGGTGAAGTGCTCCAAGGAAGTGGCCACGGCCATCCGTGGTGCCATCATCTTGGCCAAGTTGTCCATCGTCCCTGTCAGGAGAGGCTACTGGGGTAACAAGATCGGCAAGCCCCACACTGTGCCCTGCAAGGTGACTGGTCGCTGCGGCTCTGTCCTGGTGCGTCTTATCCCTGCCCCCCGTGGTACTGGCATTGTGTCCGCCCCTGTTCCCAAGAAACTGCTCATGATGGCTGGTATTGATGACTGCTACACCTCCGCCAGGGGCTGCACTGCCACCCTCGGCAACTTTG CCAAGGCCACCTTTGACGCCATCTCCAAGACTTACAGCTACCTGACCCCTGATCTCTGGAAGGAGACTGTTTTCACCAAGTCTCCCTACCAG GAGTTCACTGACCATCTGGCCAAGACTCACACCAGGGTGTCTGTGCAGAGGAGCCAGGCTGCTGTCCAGGCCGCTGCCTCCTAA
- the LOC115364226 gene encoding RING finger protein 151-like, producing MADPEVSAQSGGYDVELFVDAPDYDLICTICQGVLRCPVRAACHHIFCKKCILQWLKRQETCPCCRKPVNQNLIFVMFKLSKSIGRLKIKCKNEIRGCAETFPLSEQYCHSMSCLYELIPCPYQGCRAQLLRRDLDTHSRHCEHWRQPCQMGCGTVLSHRTQAQHNCYKQLRQEYEARQRNHRAIAAALQRKMRRMQSTMAHMKRQIGLICESLEVMDDLEEVEEEDLGETSGSSTGTLSGSNNSS from the exons ATG GCGGACCCAGAAGTGTCAGCGCAGAGCGGGGGCTATGATGTGGAGCTGTTTGTGGATGCCCCTGACTATGACCTGATCTGCACCATATGCCAGGGGGTCCTCAGGTGCCCAGTAAGAGCTGCATGCCACCACATCTTCTGcaagaaatgtattttacaGTGGCTGAAGAG GCAGGAGACTTGCCCCTGCTGCAGGAAGCCTGTTAACCAGAACTTGATCTTTGTCATGTTCAAGCTCAGCAAATCGATTGGACGCTTGAAGATCAAG TGTAAGAACGAGATCCGTGGCTGTGCAGAGACTTTCCCACTGTCTGAGCAGTACTGCCACAGCATGAGCTGTCTATACGAGCTCATCCCCTGCCCGTACCAGGGCTGCCGGGCGCAGCTCCTCCGCAGGGACCTGGACACCCACTCCCGCCACTGTGAGCACTGGCGCCAGCCCTGCCAAATGGGCTGTGGGACGGTGCTGTCCCACCGCACTCAGGCCCAACACAACTGCTACAAGCAGCTGAGGCAGGAGTATGAAGCCCGGCAGAGGAACCACAGGGCCATTGCCGCTGCCCTGCAAAGGAAAATGAGAAGGATGCAGAGCACGATGGCCCACATGAAGAGGCAGATAGGGCTTATCTGTGAGAGCCTGGAGGTGATGGACGAtctggaggaggtagaggaggaggaccTCGGAGAAACCAGTGGCAGCTCCACTGGGACCCTGAGTGGCAGCAACAACAGCTCCTGA
- the tbl3 gene encoding transducin beta-like protein 3, giving the protein MANTNLHFKTNYDVSNKIEPFYKGGKVQISKDEKHIFCTCGSRVNVLEISTGKVVHSIEQDDQEDITSFALSCDDEILVTASRALLLKQWDWRKAQCTRSWKAIHTVPVASMTFDPTSTLLATGGCDGTIKLWDVVKQYCTHNLKGSSGVVHLVQFHPDISLLQLFSSSLDCGIRLWDLRSSQCVCVLQSHYSAVTSLAFSPDGGTMLSSGRDKICTVWNLKTRTVKRTVPVYEAVEGVVLLPAKGDFSQIGVKTKDLHFITAGSKGVLRVWEASTARCVYTQTLPSAPVAASEDGKEEDDNPSSLTYLLPLPASSRLAAVTAEHNILLYQLPGLTTQQQFVGYSDEVLDVKFLGKGDSHIVVATNSCQLKVFELLTNSCQILYGHTDTVLSLDVFKKGALFASCAKDKSIRVWQMDSASGQVRCVAQGFSHADAVGSITCSRLKASFIASGSQDCTVKVWELPADFSTTGADIHQLTARATEKAHDKDVNSVAVSPNDKLLASGSQDRTAKLWSLAGDRDLGLLGVFRGHRRGVWAVCFSPVDQVLATSSADGTTKLWSLQDFSCLKTFEGHDASVLKVIFVSRGTQLLTSGSDGLVKLWTIKTNECVKTLDAHQDKVWGLHASRKDDKMVTGSADSNITIWLDVTEVELAEEQAKQEDQILKQQELTNLLHEKRYLKALGLAISLDQPHTVLTVIKAIRQSEDSQQLLERTVLKLRLDQKESLLRYCVVWNTNARSCLDAQTVLQVLLTHLPPEELLQYQGARTHLEGLIPYTERHMQRIGRLLQASMFLDYMWQKMRVTGAPASMDKDEEMDTTPLKETQQFMIDKESGGSGKGRGGERREEEDNDEDENSDSGHDEDPNCPVEEEDGEVSAAKKASLVTCGHAENGKTNGNHHSGSEESSEEEEEEDMEEDERDQMTARTVKCLPGSSASHLQSLAS; this is encoded by the exons ATGGCAAACACCAATCtgcatttcaaaacaaa CTATGATGTTTCCAACAAGATTGAGCCGTTTTATAAAGGAGGCAAAGTGCAG atcagcaaagatgagaagcaCATCTTCTGTACATGTGGATCACGTGTGAATGTTTTGGAAATCAGCACAGGGAAGGTTGTCCACAGCATCGAGCAG GATGACCAGGAGGACATCACTTCCTTTGCGCTCAGCTGTGATGACGAG ATTCTGGtgacagccagtcgggctctGCTGCTGAAACAGTGGGACTGGAGGAAAGCCCAGTGCACTCGCTCATGGAAGGCCATTCACACTGTACCAGTAGCCAGTATGACCTTCGACCCCACCTCCACACTTCTGGCCACAG GTGGCTGTGATGGCACCATTAAGCTTTGGGATGTAGTGAAGCAGTACTGCACTCACAACCTGAAGGGGTCGTCTGGAGTTGTACA cctGGTCCAGTTCCACCCAGACATCAGCCTGCTGCAGCTCTTCTCCTCCTCGCTGGACTGTGGCATCCGGCTGTGGGACCTGCGCtccagccagtgtgtgtgtgtgcttcagagCCACTACAGCGCCGTCACCTCCCTCGCCTTCAGCCCTGACGGCGGCACCATGCTCAG CTCTGGCAGGGATAAGATCTGCACAGTGTGGAATCTGAAGACCCGGACGGTCAAGAGAACCGTACCAGTCTATGAG GCAGTGGAGGGAGTTGTGTTGCTCCCTGCGAAGGGGGACTTCTCTCAAATTGGAGTAAAGACCAAGGACTTGCATTTCATCACAGCAGGCAGCAAAG GTGTGTTGAGAGTGTGGGAGGCCAGCACAGCGAGATGCGTGTACACCCAGACCCTCCCCTCGGCTCCCGTCGCCGCCTCCGAGGATGGCAAAGAGGAAGACGACAACCCCTCCAGCTTGACCTACCTCCTTCCCCTGCCCGCCTCCTCCAGACTGGCTGCCGTCACCGCAGAGCACAACATACTGCTTTACCAGCTGCCCGGCCTCACCACGCAGCAGCAG TTTGTGGGTTACAGTGATGAGGTGCTGGACGTGAAGTTCCTGGGCAAAGGGGACAGTCACATCGTCGTGGCAACCAACAGCTGTCAGCTCAAGGTGTTTGAGTTGCTGACAAACAGCTGCCAGATCCTCTACggacacacag ATACTGTCCTCTCGTTAGATGTTTTCAAAAAGGGCGCTCTCTTCGCAAGCTGTGCCAAG gacaAGTCCATACGTGTGTGGCAGATGGACAGTGCCAGTGGTCAGGTGCGTTGTGTGGCCCAGGGCTTCAGCCATGCCGATGCTGTGGGGTCAATCACCTGCTCCAG GTTGAAAGCATCATTCATAGCGTCCGGCAGTCAGGACTGTACTGTCAAGGTGTGGGAACTGCCTGCGGACTTCTCTACAACAGGAGCGGACATCCATCAGCTGACTGCCCGTGCCACTGAGAAGGCACATGACAAG GATGTAAACAGTGTGGCGGTGTCGCCCAATGACAAGCTGCTGGCATCGGGCTCCCAGGATCGCACAGCCAAGCTGTGGTCCTTGGCAGGTGACAGGGACCTGGGCTTGCTGGGGGTTTTCCGGGGCCACCGTCGCGGGGTTTGGgctgtctgcttctctcctgtcGACCAGGTGCTGGCCACCTCCTCTGCTGACGGCACCACCAAGCTCTGGAGCCTGCAAGACTTCAGCTGTCTCAAG ACATTCGAGGGTCATGATGCGTCAGTTTTGAAGGTCATTTTTGTAAGCCGAGGGACTCAGCTGCTCACCAG TGGCTCAGATGGTTTGGTCAAGCTATGGACCATAAAAACCAACGAGTGTGTCAAGACGCTGGACGCCCACCAGGACAAGGTGTGGGGGCTCCATGCCAGTCGCAAGGATGACAAGATGGTGACCGGGTCGGCGGACTCCAACATCACCATCTGGCTG GACGTGACCGAGGTGGAGTTGGCAGAGGAGCAGGCCAAGCAGGAGGATCAGATACTCAA GCAACAGGAGTTGACCAACCTGCTCCATGAGAAGAGGTATCTAAAGGCCCTGGGCCTCGCCATCTCCCTGGACCAGCCTCACACCGTGCTCACTGTCATCAAAG CAATACGGCAGAGTGAGGACAGCCAGCAGCTGTTGGAGAGGACAGTGCTGAAACTCCGACTGGACCAGAAAG AGTCGCTGCTGCGTTACTGTGTGGTGTGGAACACAAATGCCAGAAGCTGCCTGGACGCCCAAACGGTCCTGCAGGTGCTGCTCACACATCTGCCTCCCGAGGAATTGTTACAGTACCAGGGGGCCCGAACCCACCTTGAGGGACTCATACCATACACAG AGAGACACATGCAGAGAATCGGTCGGTTGCTGCAGGCCTCCATGTTCCTGGATTACATGTGGCAGAAGATGAGAGTGACAGGTGCACCAGCCAG CATGGACAAAGATGAGGAAATGGACACCACTCCTCTCAAAGAGACCCAGCAGTTTATGATCGACAAGGAGTCTGGCGGGAGTGGAAAAGGCAGAGGCGGGGAGAGACGGGAGGAGGAAgataatgatgaagatgaaaacagTGACAGTGGACATGACGAGGATCCAAACTGCCcggtggaggaagaggatggtGAAGTAAGTGCCGCCAAGAAAGCATCTCTTGTCACTTGTGGGCACGCTGAAAATGGCAAGACAAATGGCAACCACCACTCTGGAAGTGAGGAGAgctcggaggaggaggaggaggaggatatggAAGAAGATGAGAGAGATCAGATGACAGCCAGAACGGTGAAATGTCTCCCAGGCTCTTCCGCTTCACACCTCCAGAGTCTTGCCAGCTGA
- the LOC115364235 gene encoding 60S ribosomal protein L3: protein MSHRKFHAPRHGHMGFLPRKRSKRHRGKVRSWPKDDPSKPVHLTGFLGYKAGMTHILREVHRAGLKQSKREEVEAVTIIDTPPVIVMGVVGYIDTVRGLRSFKTIFAEHLSDECKRRFYKNWYKSKKKAFTKYSKKWQDENGKKQLDKDFALMKKYCSVIRVIVHSQMRLLPIRQKKAHIMEVQLNGGSISDKVDWVKERLEKAVPVSAVFCQDEMIDVIGVTKGHGFKGVTNRWHTKKLPRKTHKGLRKVACIGAWHPARVGYTIARAGQKGYHHRTELNKKIYRIGKGVHIQDGKVIRNNASTSYDTSQKTISPMGGFPHYGDVNNDFVMLKGCVVGPKKRVITIRKSLLAQTSRKFKEAIDLKFIDTTSKFGHGRFQTAQEKRAFMGPLKKDALKTLPEPLPEEA from the exons ATG TCTCATCGTAAATTCCACGCCCCGCGCCATGGGCACATGGGGTTCCTGCCCCGCAAGCGCAGCAAGAGGCACAGGGGGAAGGTGCGCAGCTGGCCCAAGGATGACCCCAGCAAGCCCGTCCACCTCACTGGCTTCCTGGGATACAAGGCTGGCATGACCCACATCCTCAGGGAGGTGCACCGAGCTGGCCTCA AGCAATCAAAgcgggaggaggtggaggcggtCACTATCATTGACACGCCGCCGGTCATTGTGATGGGGGTCGTGGGATACATTGACACCGTCCGTGGCTTGCGCTCCTTCAAGACCATCTTTGCCGAGCATCTCAGTGACGAGTGCAAGCGTAGATTCTACAAAAACTG GTACAAGAGCAAGAAGAAGGCCTTCACCAAGTACAGCAAGAAGTGGCAGGATGAGAACGGCAAGAAGCAGCTGGACAAGGATTTTGCTCTGATGAAGAAATACTGCTCAGTCATCAGGGTTATTGTGCACTCCCAG ATGCGCCTGCTGCCCATCAGGCAGAAGAAGGCCCACATCATGGAGGTGCAGCTGAATGGTGGCAGCATCTCCGACAAGGTGGACTGGGTGAAGGAGCGCCTGGAGAAGGCCGTGCCCGTCTCTGCCGTCTTCTGCCAGGATGAGATGATTGATGTCATTGGCGTCACCAAGGGTCATGGCTTCAAAG GTGTGACAAACCGCTGGCACACAAAGAAGCTCCCCAGGAAGACCCACAAGGGTCTGCGGAAGGTGGCCTGTATCGGAGCCTGGCATCCTGCCCGTGTGGGCTACACCATCGCCCGTGCTGGTCAGAAGGGTTATCACCACCGCACTGAGCTTAACAAGAAG ATCTATCGTATTGGTAAGGGTGTACACATCCAGGATGGAAAGGTGATCCGTAATAATGCCTCTACTAGCTATGACACCAGCCAGAAGACCATCAGCCCCATG GGAGGCTTCCCCCACTACGGTGATGTGAATAATGATTTCGTCATGTTGAAAGGCTGTGTGGTCGGCCCCAAAAAACGTGTCATCACCATCAGAAAG TCTCTGCTGGCGCAGACATCTCGTAAATTCAAGGAGGCTATTGATCTCAAGTTCATTGATACCACCTCCAAATTTGGTCATGGCCGCTTCCAGACTGCTCAGGAGAAGAGGGCGTTCATG GGCCCGCTGAAGAAAGATGCCCTAAAGACACTGCCAGAGCCTCTGCCAGAGGAGGCCTAA
- the ndufb10 gene encoding NADH dehydrogenase [ubiquinone] 1 beta subcomplex subunit 10: MPADFDKDAYPEPPRRTPAADKQTALPNPALIVSKLFYYSVDLPVTTFRGVVDSIRANNKSVYYHQKFRRVPDLTECQEGDYVCYYEAEMQWRRDYKVDQEIVKVVQERLRACQQREGPSYLQNCAKELQQFNDVTQAFQSRYGDLGAYASGRKCLMKQKQRMMAAQAQQA; the protein is encoded by the exons ATGCCTGCAGACTTTGATAAAGATGCATATCCGGAGCCTCCTCGCCGGACCCCAGCGGCGGATAAACAGACAGCTCTGCCTAACCCAGCCCTGATCGTGTCCAAACTCTTCTACTACTCCGTGGACCTCCCTGTCACCACATTCAGAG GTGTTGTGGACAGCATCCGAGCCAACAACAAGTCGGTGTATTACCACCAGAAGTTCCGCCGTGTCCCCGACCTGACGGAGTGCCAGGAGGGAGACTACGTCTGCTACTACGAGGCTGAGATGCAGTGGAGGAGAGACTA TAAGGTGGACCAGGAGATAGTGAAGGTGGTCCAGGAGCGCCTGAGGGCCTGCCAGCAGAGGGAGGGACCCAGCTACCTGCAGAACTGTGCCAAGGAGTTACAGCAGTTCAACGACGTGACCCAGGCCTTCCAGTCACGCT ATGGAGACCTGGGAGCCTATGCCAGCGGAAGGAAAtgtctaatgaagcagaaacagaggaTGATGGCAGCTCAGGCCCAACAAGCTTAA
- the LOC115364234 gene encoding E3 ubiquitin-protein ligase TRIM21-like, producing the protein MSAASCLLSEDQFLCSICLDVFTDPVSTPCGHNFCKNCITQHWHVNVPCYCPMCKKVFNQRPELQVNTFISEMAAQFRKSAQKEASSRSDQRCAKPGEVPCHVCTGTKLKALKSCLVCLASYCETHLEPHRRITVLKTHQLIDPVENLEGRMCKKHNKPLELFCKTDQLCVCLLCTSDHKSHDIVPLKEEYEGKKAELGKTEAEIQQMIRERHVKIQEIRRLVELSKEAADREMADSVRVFTALMQSVERGQAELVHMIGEKQKTTEKQAEGFIKELAQEITELKKRSTEVEQLSHTEDHLHLLQSFPSLNTAPHTKNWTEVRVHRSSYEGSVRRAAAQVEETLSTEMKRLLKAELKRAKQYAVNVTLDSDTANSYLVLSDDGKRVNCSDVEKNLPDNPEKFFACPCVLGKQHFSSGRFYYEVQVEGKTKWDLGVARGSINRKEEITESPLNGYWTLWLRDEKVYSAATGPDVPLSLKSKPRKVGVFVDYEEGLVSFYDVDDAALIYSYTGCSFTENLYPFFCPCLDDDGKNSTPLIISPVNRTD; encoded by the coding sequence ATGTCTGCTGCCAGCTGTCTGCTATCTGAGGATCAGTTCCTgtgctccatctgtctggatgtgtTCACTGATCCAGTCAGTACACCATGTGGACACAACTTCTGCAAAAACTGTATCACACAGCACTGGCATGTTAATGTCCCGTGCTATTGTCCCATGTGTAAAAAAGTTTTCAACCAAAGACCTGAGCTGCAGGTCAATACTTTCATATCTGAGATGGCTGCTCAGTTCAGGAAGTCGGCTCAAAAGGAAGCCAGCAGCCGCTCAGACCAACGATGTGCCAAACCAGGAGAAGTTCCCTGTCACGTCTGCACcgggaccaaactgaaggccctTAAAtcctgtctggtgtgtctggcctcctactgtgagactcacctggagcctcatcGGAGAATCACagtcctgaaaacacatcagctgatcgATCCTGTGGAGAACCTGGAAGGCAGGATGTGTAAGAAGCACAATAAACCACTGGAGCTTTTCTGCAAGACTGAccagctgtgtgtatgtctgctctGCACTTCAGACCACAAGTCACACGATATTGTTCCTCTGAAAGAAGAATATGAGGGAAAGAAGGCTGAGCTGGGGAAGACAGAAGCTGAAATTCAGCAGATGATCCGAGAGAGACACGTGAAGATTCAGGAGATCAGACGGTTGGTGGAGCTCAGCAAGgaagctgcagacagagagatggcaGACAGTGTGCGGGTCTTCACTGCTCTCATGCAGTCTGTTGAGAGAGGCCAGGCTGAGCTCGTTCACATGAtcggagagaagcagaaaacaacagagaaacaggctgaAGGCTTCATCAAAGAGCTGGCGCAGGAAATCACTGAGCTAAAGAAGAGGAGCACTGaggtggagcagctctcacacactgaagaccacctccacctcttACAAAGCTTCCCATCCCTGAACACTGCTCCACACACCAAGAACTGGACAGAGGTCCGAGTCCATCGCTCATCATATGAGGGGAGTGTGAGGAGAGCTGCGGCTCAGGTGGAGGAGACACTCAGTACAGAGATGAAGAGGCTGCTTAAGGCTGAGCTGAAGAGGGCCAAGCAGTATGCAGTGAATGTGACTCTTGATTCTGATACCGCTAATTCctacctcgtcctgtctgatgATGGGAAACGGGTAAATTGTAGTGATGTAGAGAAGAATCTCCCGGACAACCCAGAGAAATTTTTTGCTTGTCCCTGTGTCTTGGGAAAGCAACACTTCTCTTCGGGAAGATTTTACTACGAGGTTCAGGTTGAAGGGAAGACTAAATGGGATTTAGGAGTTGCCAGGGGATCAATCAACAGGAAGGAAGAAATCACAGAAAGCCCTTTGAATGGCTACTGGACTTTATGGCTGAGGGATGAAAAAGTGTACAGCGCTGCTACTGGCCCTgatgtccccctctctctgaaaTCGAAGCCTAGGAAGGTCGGGGTCTTTGTGGATTATGAGGAAGGTCTGGTCTCCTTTTATGACGTAGATGATGCAGCTCTTATCTACTCCTATactggctgcagcttcactgagaacCTCTACCCCTTCTTCTGTCCCTGtcttgatgatgatggtaaaaACTCCACCCCTCTGATCATCTCTCCTGTCAATCGCACAGATTAG